Below is a genomic region from Sander vitreus isolate 19-12246 chromosome 15, sanVit1, whole genome shotgun sequence.
CTTACAAAATGCATTTcaaatactgactttttttgtaaaaaggctttttttaatcattgctAGATGTATGATCTTGAGGAAATGATCACTGCATTCTGTGTTGATGAAAATAAGATACTGTAAAGACAAAACATTTGTCAAATACTGTAGCAGGCACTCAGAGCAAAGATGTacttgaaattaattaaaacaatcCTGTAATAATAATGCTTAATAATATTCTTTTGATTTTAACTACTtgaaacattttagttttttggtaGTAGTTGTTGCAACTGTCCCTTCAggtttgtgtgttgttgttttttgtttcaacatttggGCAGATTTGATATAATTTACAATTAAGGAAACCTTCAGCCTGTTTTAAAAGTCAATGTGTAGTGAAAGTGTGTGATTTCAAAGTAATATGGAACACAAAgtcacttaaaaaaacaaggtcatatCCGAAAAAACAACTAAGCAGAATAATTTAGTGTGACACAAACACCTTTTGTCAGAACAGAGTCAACATACCTGGTGGCTTTCAAAGTAGAAATGTGCAAACATACAGTTTTTCAAATATAGAAAGTAATTTTCTTTTGAAGTCAGCAACACTTAGGTATTGGAAGTAATAATAGCTTAttgtgtttgtaaaaaaaaaaaaaaaaaaatatcttgtgTCCTTGGAAGATCaagatgtgttttatttgtttttatttcagtgtcTTTAGGGATGAAACAAATGTAGGAAACGATTCAGTCAGATAACTAATTGATTTTTTCCCCAGCCCAACAGATCAGATAGGCGGGAGCTGAGACAACAGAAGGACAAAGGCACAGAAAGAGCACATCTATGGGTGTCATCTAGCTCCCCGGGCTGAAGATGATGGATGAGATGTGGGAGAACGGCAGCTTCGCCAGCCCCTCGCCCGGACTCCCCCTGTTTCTGCTCATGTTTAACGACAGCGATCTGAACGAGACGCTGTCCAACTCCACCAACTCCAGCATCCCAGTTGTCTCCTTAGGTCCTAGCGTGGCAGGCGTCCTCCTACCACTCATATATATAATCGTGTGTATCATCGGCCTGGGCGGAAACACTTTGGTCATTCACATTGTGCTGCACTACTCAAAGATAGAGTCAGTGACCAACATCTACATCCTCAACTTAGCCATCGCTGATGAGCTCTTCATGCTCAGTCTGCCTTTCCTGGCGGTTCAGAACACCCTCCACTCGTGGCCGTTTGGCTCCTTCATGTGCCGTCTGGTCATGACTGTCGACTCCATCAACCAGTTCACCAGCATCTTCTGCCTGACTGTGATGAGCATCGATCGCTACCTCGCTGTAGTCCACCCCATTCGGTCTTCAAAGTGGCGGCGTCCTCAGGTGGCCAAAGTTGTGAATGGCACCGTCTGGGCTCTGTCCTTTCTTGTTATTCTGCCTGTGGTGATCTTTGCCAACATCGAGAAGACAGGAGGTACCTGTAACATCGCCTGGCCACAGCCGGCTGACATATGGCGGGCGGCTTtcattatttacacatccacGGTTGGATTCTTCTGCCCTCTTCTTATCATCTGCCTCTGCTATCTGCTTATCGTCTTCAAGGTCCGCAGCTCGGGTAAAAAAGTCCACGCCACCTCCACCAAGCGCAGGAAGTCGGAGAGAAAAGTGACACGCTTGGTTGTGATTGTTGTTGCCGTGTTTGTCTTCTGCTGGCTGCCTTTCTACGCCCTCAACATCATCAACTTGCTGGTTTCGCTGCCCTCAGAGTACCAGGGTCTTTACTATTTTGTTGTAGTGCTCGGCTACGCTAACAGCTGCGCCAACCCCATCGTCTACGCCTTCATGTCAGACAACTTCAAGAGGGGTTTCCGGAAAGCCCTCTGCCGCTCCACGAGGAAGGTGGAGAACCACGAGCCCAtggagctccagcagcagcagcagagggaggGCAGGTCAGCGCTCAAGCCCAGGGAAAGCCTGAGACGGGTATTCAAGGATGAAGAGGAGTACGACGAGGAAGACGTCTCGGAAATGACTGAGATCTACAGAATCGCCCAAAACGGCAACAGCAGCTTCCAGCCGCAGAGCTTGCAGCCGCTGTTGTCTGAGAAAGGAGCAACTCCAGGAGCAACGGAGCTGTCGTCCC
It encodes:
- the sstr3a gene encoding LOW QUALITY PROTEIN: somatostatin receptor type 5 (The sequence of the model RefSeq protein was modified relative to this genomic sequence to represent the inferred CDS: substituted 1 base at 1 genomic stop codon), whose amino-acid sequence is MGVIXLPGLKMMDEMWENGSFASPSPGLPLFLLMFNDSDLNETLSNSTNSSIPVVSLGPSVAGVLLPLIYIIVCIIGLGGNTLVIHIVLHYSKIESVTNIYILNLAIADELFMLSLPFLAVQNTLHSWPFGSFMCRLVMTVDSINQFTSIFCLTVMSIDRYLAVVHPIRSSKWRRPQVAKVVNGTVWALSFLVILPVVIFANIEKTGGTCNIAWPQPADIWRAAFIIYTSTVGFFCPLLIICLCYLLIVFKVRSSGKKVHATSTKRRKSERKVTRLVVIVVAVFVFCWLPFYALNIINLLVSLPSEYQGLYYFVVVLGYANSCANPIVYAFMSDNFKRGFRKALCRSTRKVENHEPMELQQQQQREGRSALKPRESLRRVFKDEEEYDEEDVSEMTEIYRIAQNGNSSFQPQSLQPLLSEKGATPGATELSSPDRKDKSGDVKGKDPANGSTLTVPLLLNGTRNGSIKTLPEENLEQSTSLEISYL